One region of Spiroplasma culicicola AES-1 genomic DNA includes:
- the mreB gene encoding rod shape-determining protein: MKFEDRTFIALDLGTSNILAFVGKQGIVYDEPSIMAYDNITNTLTALGREAYDMLGKTHDDIRMVVPIRDGVITDLDAAKDMLKHVFSKLKMLNDWKNSIILLACPSEVTELERDALKQVAYDMGAEIVIVEEEVKMAALGAGISIDMPKGHVVIDIGGGTTDIAIISAGDVVISRSVKVAGNAFDEEIKKYIRSEYNVTIGERTAENIKMELGSLAKYKGERTMSVFGRDIVSGLPKEAIISSEEIRNVLVNSFSRITDLLIELMENTPPELAGDIIGNGFMICGGGSKIRGIKEYFTGIFSVPCKISPNPLTGVVEGAKVFQKTINKRIENDYYGKNAKDVKKGSQSNLI; encoded by the coding sequence ATGAAATTTGAAGATCGTACATTTATTGCCTTGGACTTAGGTACAAGCAACATCCTTGCTTTCGTTGGAAAACAAGGAATAGTATATGATGAACCATCAATTATGGCTTATGACAACATTACTAACACATTAACAGCTTTGGGTAGAGAAGCATACGACATGTTAGGAAAAACTCACGATGACATTAGAATGGTTGTTCCAATTAGAGACGGAGTTATTACTGATTTAGATGCTGCAAAAGATATGTTAAAACATGTTTTTTCAAAACTAAAAATGTTAAATGATTGAAAAAACTCAATAATTTTATTAGCTTGTCCTAGTGAAGTTACTGAATTAGAGCGTGATGCTTTAAAACAAGTTGCTTACGATATGGGAGCAGAAATTGTTATTGTTGAAGAAGAAGTAAAAATGGCAGCACTAGGTGCTGGAATTAGTATTGACATGCCAAAAGGTCATGTTGTAATTGATATTGGTGGGGGAACTACTGATATTGCTATCATTTCAGCAGGAGATGTTGTTATTTCAAGATCTGTTAAAGTTGCTGGAAATGCATTTGACGAAGAAATTAAAAAATACATTCGTTCAGAATACAATGTAACAATTGGAGAAAGAACTGCAGAAAACATTAAAATGGAATTAGGTTCTTTAGCAAAATATAAAGGTGAAAGAACAATGTCTGTATTTGGTAGAGACATCGTTTCTGGATTACCAAAAGAAGCAATTATTAGTTCAGAAGAAATTAGAAATGTATTAGTAAACTCATTTAGTAGAATTACTGATTTATTAATTGAATTAATGGAAAATACACCTCCTGAATTAGCTGGAGATATCATCGGAAATGGATTTATGATTTGTGGTGGGGGTTCAAAAATTAGAGGTATTAAAGAATACTTTACTGGAATCTTCTCAGTACCATGTAAAATCTCTCCAAATCCATTAACTGGAGTTGTTGAAGGAGCAAAAGTGTTCCAAAAAACAATTAACAAAAGAATTGAAAATGATTACTATGGAAAAAACGCAAAAGACGTTAAAAAAGGTAGTCAAAGTAATTTAATTTAA
- a CDS encoding TatD family hydrolase codes for MAGIFDTHTHFNDKRYKELGIETDEMIKEANMHGVTHFCCVGFDVHSSKQATKYAIKYENVYAAVGIHPTEADKTTEDELNEIEIAAHAENVVAIGEIGLDYYYTDEFKEKQKEIFKRQIQIALDNDLLVMMHLRDVDGSDQAYYDALEILDELEVKRAVVHCYTKGYELAKKFTDKGYYISIPGVVTFNNAIDLQEAVQKLSINHLVVETDAPYLAPVPNRGKLNTSKEIVHTIDKIAKLKNLNKDDVIDSTTRNAQIMFGILNK; via the coding sequence ATGGCAGGGATATTTGATACACATACACATTTCAATGATAAAAGATACAAGGAACTTGGAATTGAAACAGATGAAATGATTAAAGAAGCTAATATGCATGGTGTAACTCATTTTTGTTGTGTTGGGTTTGATGTTCATTCTTCAAAACAAGCAACAAAATATGCAATCAAATATGAAAATGTTTATGCAGCAGTCGGAATTCATCCAACTGAAGCAGATAAAACTACAGAAGATGAGTTAAATGAAATTGAGATTGCAGCTCATGCAGAAAATGTTGTTGCAATTGGTGAGATAGGTTTAGATTATTACTACACAGATGAATTTAAAGAAAAACAAAAGGAAATTTTTAAAAGACAAATTCAAATTGCATTAGATAATGATTTATTAGTAATGATGCATTTACGCGATGTTGATGGATCAGATCAAGCATATTATGATGCATTAGAAATTTTAGATGAACTTGAAGTTAAAAGAGCTGTTGTTCATTGCTATACAAAAGGCTATGAATTGGCAAAAAAATTTACAGACAAAGGATATTATATTTCAATTCCAGGAGTTGTTACATTTAATAATGCCATTGATTTGCAAGAAGCAGTTCAAAAACTATCAATAAATCATTTAGTAGTAGAAACTGATGCTCCATATTTAGCACCAGTTCCAAATAGAGGTAAATTAAATACTTCAAAAGAAATTGTCCATACAATTGATAAAATTGCTAAACTTAAAAACCTAAATAAAGATGATGTAATTGATTCAACAACCCGTAATGCTCAAATTATGTTTGGCATTTTAAATAAATAA
- the mnmE gene encoding tRNA uridine-5-carboxymethylaminomethyl(34) synthesis GTPase MnmE: MFLEDTIVAPATKLAKQAISIIRISGSDAFKITNKILKDDLIYKNTQQLRKIYDNNFLIDEALIITFIDKKSFTGENVVEINCHGGVLVTKKIISLLINNGARMAEPGEFSQRAFLNSKINLLQAESINNLIESKNELALKINAIGVTGQNNKELLNIKENLVDIISRIQTSIDYPDYDDIEGSDSQSISKVLQLTNNNLKKIINISKRAQNINEGIQTLILGAPNVGKSSLLNSLINEDKAIVTDIEGTTRDIVEGQLNFDNFTLNLIDTAGIRKTQDAVEQIGIEKSLKLISQAELILYVIDNQIDDEIMSKIKDKNFIIVRNKIDILDQKQLHNLKNNSKDMIFISAKENNVEPLIKKIEAMWNNEEVLESSLPIITNMNSIINLEKIFELIQTSIKNLNQGFTIDMINLDLYNALDILNNILGIIDADEEIINNIFKKYCLGK, encoded by the coding sequence ATAACAAACAAAATTTTAAAAGACGATCTTATTTATAAAAATACACAACAGTTAAGAAAAATTTATGATAACAATTTTTTAATTGATGAAGCTCTAATAATAACTTTTATTGATAAAAAATCTTTCACTGGTGAAAATGTTGTTGAAATAAATTGTCATGGTGGAGTTCTTGTTACTAAAAAAATTATTTCTCTTTTAATAAATAATGGAGCAAGAATGGCTGAACCAGGAGAATTTTCACAAAGAGCTTTTTTAAATAGCAAAATTAATTTACTTCAAGCAGAGTCAATTAACAATTTGATAGAGTCAAAAAATGAACTTGCACTTAAAATTAATGCAATTGGAGTTACAGGTCAAAATAATAAGGAACTTTTAAATATTAAAGAAAATTTAGTTGATATAATTTCAAGAATTCAAACTTCAATTGATTATCCAGATTATGATGATATTGAGGGTTCAGATTCTCAAAGTATTTCAAAAGTTTTACAATTAACAAATAATAATTTAAAAAAAATTATTAATATTAGTAAAAGAGCACAAAATATTAATGAAGGAATTCAAACTTTAATTCTTGGTGCTCCAAATGTTGGTAAATCTTCTTTATTAAATTCTTTAATTAATGAAGATAAAGCAATTGTCACAGATATTGAAGGAACAACTCGAGATATAGTTGAAGGACAATTAAACTTTGATAATTTTACATTAAATTTAATTGATACAGCGGGAATTAGAAAAACACAAGATGCTGTTGAACAAATTGGAATTGAAAAAAGTTTAAAATTAATTTCACAAGCAGAATTAATTTTATATGTAATTGATAATCAAATTGATGATGAAATCATGTCAAAAATTAAAGACAAAAATTTTATTATTGTAAGAAATAAAATTGATATACTTGATCAAAAACAATTGCATAATTTAAAAAATAATTCTAAAGATATGATTTTTATCAGTGCAAAGGAAAATAATGTTGAACCACTTATAAAAAAAATTGAGGCAATGTGAAACAATGAAGAAGTTTTAGAATCGAGTTTACCAATTATTACAAATATGAATTCAATTATTAATTTAGAAAAAATATTTGAATTGATTCAAACTTCAATTAAAAATTTGAATCAAGGTTTTACAATTGATATGATTAATTTAGATTTATATAATGCCTTAGATATTTTAAATAATATACTTGGTATAATAGATGCGGATGAAGAAATTATAAATAATATTTTTAAAAAATATTGTTTAGGAAAGTAG